In Vicia villosa cultivar HV-30 ecotype Madison, WI unplaced genomic scaffold, Vvil1.0 ctg.001122F_1_1, whole genome shotgun sequence, the sequence ttaactttaaattcgagatcatcattcactcaccatcgatcttcactaacatcgtggatatacttgactagcttcaagatgattcgcgtgctaacatactaacaattaactttaaattccgcattttattatattattcttaatatttcttgctttatactttattttatcattcatcatatttatgtttatgttattttttctttgtccatttaaacatattatttatatttctgctattttttctttgtccatttggacatattatttatatttctgctattttttctttgtccatttggacatattatttatatttctgctattttttctttgttcatttggacatattatttatatttctgctattatttctttgtccatttggacgtattatttatgtttccgctatttttctttgtccatttggacatattatttacgtttccgctattttctctttgtccatttggacatattatttatgcttccgctattttttctttgtccatttggacgcattgtttatgtttccgtcatcttccttttgtccacttggaccatatttttacctttgagctaaaacattaataatcaagataaaactaaaaaaaaaaagcactttgcacacttgcacctctatggttttccctcttattactctttttttaatcataccatcatttaagaaaagtattaaatgcataggaaagatcttataaattgagagtaagtaactcctaattgcttgctcaaacactttcattttcaaacaacgtattttcaaaacttcttatCTATTTTcgaaactttcatctggtatttgaagggcattattcccggtgaaactcttcagagacctatgtgacctattgtccatcttcacttcttctattttcaaatcaataaagcatttaaacaaaagtgagctaagcaattaagagcccatggataaccatggatacaaagggtgtttaaaaccttccctttgtataaccaaccccccgaacccaaaatctatcaaaaggtcttttttctgttcttttatgcctttcctaaatattggacaaaataaaagtcggtggcgactcttgcaaaaataaaaaaatcaaaaaaaaaagagaaggagtcagttcgcaaaaaaaccgagtttacaaatAGCATAATTggttagaaaaataattaattggaCCAATTTTAACCCAAAAATTAGGATgtgacataattaaaaaaaaggggTAGATATGGTATTTCGAGAacaattaactttttttatattatagatataacAACAATAGTGGATTGTCATATGCCAAAATGAATGAAATACAAAACTTTATAAGTTAGATGAAAATATTAATGCACAAAATTAGATAAACACATTAACCAAATTCACTATATTTTACTGTATAATTTCTattaccattatttatttatagaaTTAATAATGCTTTGACCTATCATGTACTAATTAGataatattaatttctttttaatattataggtgatattgtttttttatgagaaatattattttttaatctgtataatttctaacattttttctactttacattttttaaaataatgtcctatttttcttttaaagaaaacatatatttttatgatttatatttaaataaatgagctaataaataattttataattaattgaggttttatataaattataaaaatacaaaagtaATTAAAGAAGTTATTGGACAATTGTGTAAATTGATAGAAAACCTGTTTGACCTATTACAATATGTGTTTTAGTAGTTCACCATGATGGAGTAAAAACTTAACTTCTTAACTTCATCATACTAACTTGCACCTATAAACTTGGGTAAGTATATAAAGGGTAACCAAAACTCAATACAAAGAGAATTAAGAACCAAAAAGCAAGAAAGGTAAAGATAAATATTACCATTATCTAACTAAGCATTAGTAAGGTTCTACTATCCactcacaaaaaatatataaaaaaatacatgAGGTCTTAACCATAAACCAGTTCCATGACAAAGAATAAATTGTATCAACCTCTTGTTTATTACACAAAATCTAATCAGAGAAAATACTAACATATTGTAACAACAAAATGATTTGCTCACGGTTTAATTTTTAGTCAATGTTATGGTAAGATTTATCATCTTAGCTCTCTCTTTGGATATCCCACTTgttaatatttttctaaaatgCTCAAATATCTCTTTAGTGACACCTTCTCCAAAATGACTAATTAACAAAGGTTCGAGTATAGCCTTCGTGGTTTTTACTACTGATTCAACCATATCAGGTTCAGGAACATGCCAATTTACTTCTGAAACCTCCATTTGATTGATGGAAAATGATCCTTCAGTTTCAACTTCCAATTTCACTTCAGATGGAGATGGAAAATAGTTTGGAAGGTTAAAAGTATTGAGTTTCTCTTCTTCAATGATTCCCTACAACACAAATTGCATAATTCATATTAATATTGTCAAACTAATGTCTTCAATGTTAAATAATGCATCAGTATATATATAGTTTACCTGTATGACCATATCATCAATAGCTTTAGACAGAAGCTCCCAACCGTAAGAAGATCCTTCGCTTATAAGTATTAGAATCATGCAACCTCCTTCAACTAATTCTTGCGCACGACACttgagaaaaagagagaaatcTAAATGAAATTGTTCGTAATAAGCCTTGAAAACATTTGATGGGGTTGTGTTCGATAGGTAAATGTTGCCCTTATTGTTATCTACACCCGTTGGAACCTATTTAAAcacaaaaatcaaaattatttatattggAGTGGAGTGAAAAGTTGATTAAGTAGTACCATAGAAATTCAACTAGCATAACATAAACAAACCTTAGATAGCCAATGAAGGCTATATGAAGAATGGACCAAATGCAAACTCTGGTTAGGAAAAATTCTTCCATAAAAGGAACCCGGAACACCAAAGAAGTAGCAAGGACCTATTTCAGTTTCTATTTCATCGCGTAGTTTTTCTTTGAATGTGTCAAGAGATTTGAATATGCTGTTGAAGTCATTTCCCGATAAATCGTTCAAAAAAACCTTATATTCGGGAGATTGATGATTCAACTCTTGACAAAGTTTTTCAACAACCTTAATAAATTCTGAGGTCACCATTAAAGTGTTTGGTCCCGAAGAGCAACCAAAATCCGCAATTGCTAAACTTCTAGGACTCAAACTGCAATATAGATTTTTTATAGCTTTAACTCTTGAAGATGTTGCCAAAGAAATTGCCTCTCTCTGAATTAAAGAATTGTTTGCATAGCTTGCTTCTTCTACGTCTCCATTCATGTGTAGTACTTGTGCTAAATCCATTCCTGGTCTGTAAGTActtttgctcttttgtttaagcGATTTCTCTCTTTGATAAAGTATGCAAATGCGTGTAAGTATTAGTCCATTGTACATACATTATATAATAGACGAGTCATGTATATTTGATCATGTGAAAGCAaagtatatatttattattaataaaaaatgttatcTATCTGAAGCGGGTCCTTGAAGAAATtggttatattaatatttttattagttttgtttttatgttccAATCTTTAGTCAATAATAGCTAGCTGACCTATGtttgtttataacaatcagatcgGCTGACATTTTAGAATGTTATTAAAAAACTGAACCAGTCATATATATAGTTTAAAGTAATTTTTAGGTAGAGCAATCAGGAATTCATGCACCTCTATTTTCTAAATCAATTAGTAGCGGttttttttgattggtttgaGAGTGttaatgatgatgttgttgagTTGAAGTCATCAGAAGTTTTTAAGTCTAAAATTAATAGGGttactttcaattttttaataagatTCTTAAATGTAAGCCAGTCTAATTAATATGTGAGAAAGATAATAAAAAATGGTTTGTGGGTTGTTTTTAAGATGAATTGAAAATTATTATTCTTTGCAGACAAATATTATTGACTATATTATTATAACCAAGTTTCCGAAGACTTATCCACATAGTATGGAAGGATAAACTAgaaaagaatatacctttgcaaGTTTCTTTAAGATATTCAGGTGGAATATCCAAATTAAGGTCATCAATCTTGCTTTCAAGACAGTCTTAGAGTGTGTAATGTGGAGTTATCGCGCACAAAGCTTAAAATTTAGGCAAATTAAACTATGGTTAAGTAAAActtcataaaatatttatcaCACATCGTGATTAAAtaaacttttaatttatttttttcatagttAAGTTGCAGTTAACCTACATGAAATTTCTAAAAATTTAAAACGATCCTATAGTTgctagtttttttttgtaacctaGTCGCTATAGTTGTTGTAACATTGATTAGAAAACCATTCGAAAACATTTGTAGTGATATAAACTATTTTTACAGTCCATTTGATGGTTGATACCAACAACAATGTTTGGATGTGGTTTCACACGCAATGGTATCAACCACAATGTTTGGATATGGTTTCACGCACAGGATCATTTGGAAATCAGAGAATGTTTCTattttctcttataaaatatGTGTGTTAAATATGAAGTTGATACAacttaatttttgtttgaaagTTGTTTAGGGTTATCCTTTATACTGATCTCTTATAAATTTCATTAgtcatttaaataaaatatgtttatttCATATGAGAACAAATTAGTTAAAtgctttatttttataattagtaTGAACATTTTCTTAGTCTTTCAAATTATTGGTGAATATTTCTTTTaggtttttaatatatttttaatctttacatatttacaaaattttaatgtaatctctaaaaaaaattaattcattttattccctatttttattgttttatttataaaaaaaatgagtgcTTTATGTTTATGCATTGAGTCCTTATATAAAACAAAAGGAAAcactaaaattggacaaaattagAGTACACACTAGTTTTATTCAATGTGATTAAAACTGAAACAAATCAACTAGTTCAATAAAACTGCGTATAGATTTGATCCATTTTCCTC encodes:
- the LOC131633395 gene encoding S-adenosyl-L-methionine:benzoic acid/salicylic acid carboxyl methyltransferase 2-like; its protein translation is MDLAQVLHMNGDVEEASYANNSLIQREAISLATSSRVKAIKNLYCSLSPRSLAIADFGCSSGPNTLMVTSEFIKVVEKLCQELNHQSPEYKVFLNDLSGNDFNSIFKSLDTFKEKLRDEIETEIGPCYFFGVPGSFYGRIFPNQSLHLVHSSYSLHWLSKVPTGVDNNKGNIYLSNTTPSNVFKAYYEQFHLDFSLFLKCRAQELVEGGCMILILISEGSSYGWELLSKAIDDMVIQGIIEEEKLNTFNLPNYFPSPSEVKLEVETEGSFSINQMEVSEVNWHVPEPDMVESVVKTTKAILEPLLISHFGEGVTKEIFEHFRKILTSGISKERAKMINLTITLTKN